The following is a genomic window from Pseudothermotoga thermarum DSM 5069.
CAGGAAGATTTGGAATGGAATTTAAAGAAACTTTCAGACGATAACTTCTTAAAAAATGCACCAGAAAGCGTTGTCGAAGAGTGCAAACAAAAGGTTGAAAACATAAAGCAAAGATTGAAAGTACTCGGTGAGTTACTGGAGGGGTTGAAGTGACGTATTTACAAATGTTGAAATACCTTTACACCGAAAGACCTTCGGGCAAGGTCACGCTTGGACTTGAAAGGATCCAGGAACTTTGTAGAAGGTTGAACAATCCACAGGATTGTTTTCGTTCTGCACATGTAGCTGGAACGAATGGGAAAGGTTCTGTCACAAAGTTTTTGAGTTATTTGTTCATAGAACATGGCTTGAAAACAGGAAGCTATTTTTCACCTCATTTGTCGATTTTTAAGGAAAGAATATTGGTGAATGAGCAATTCGTTGACGAACAAACTTTTGTCGATGCCTTTGAGATTGTACAAAGTGAAGCGGAGAAGATGGATCAACTTGGGATAAACATGAGTCCAAGCTTCTTCGAATTTGTAACTGCCATGGCTTTTGTCATTTACAGGTTGAAAAACGTTCAAGCAACTTCCATAGAAGTTGGATTAGGCGGCAGGTACGATGCGACTAACGTTGTTTTACCCAGCGTTAGCGTTATAGTTACTATAGACTTTGACCACATGCATATACTTGGAGATACCCTAGCCAAAATAGCTTACGAAAAAGCGGGAATAGTGAAAGAAAGTGTACCAACCGTTTGTGGTGAAACCAAAGAAGAACCCCTTGAAGTAATAAGAGAAGTTTGCAGACAAAAAAACAGCAAGATTCACGTTTATGGAAAAGATTTTTCTTACGAGGCTTTAGAGCTAAAACTTTCGCAGAACCTGTTTAACTTCCATGGATTGACGGATTTTAAAAACCTTGAAATATCGTTGAACGGAGAACATCAGTTTTTAAACGCTTCTGTTGCCTTGCAAGCGTTTTTGATCTTTGCGCAAAAAGAAGGCATCAAGGTGGATGAAGAAAAAGTTAGATCAGCTTTGAAAAAGGCTAGCATACCAGGCAGATTCGAGGTTATTGCGGGCAAACCAACCATCATTTTTGACGGTGCGCACAACATCGGTGGCGCCAAGGTTTTGAAAAAATCCATCCAGGATTATCTGAAAGGTCAAAAACTGGCTGCTGTGATTGGAATGGTTGATGACAAAGACAAAAGAGCAGTTCTTTCCCATCTTGCGCCTTTGTTCGAGAGGATTTACGTCACAAAACCGGTTTCTCACAGAGCTGTTAATGTGCGGGAAACTTATGAAATAGCCAGAGAATTCAACAAAAATGTTGTTTTTGAACCAGATCCTTTGAAAGCTTTTGAAAATTTAAAATCCGAAGGATGGGAGACTATAATAATCACGGGTTCACTTTATCTTGTAGGTTATCTTAGAGATTACATAATCGACGGTCAACTTGAGCCGGAATGGGAACTTGTGAGGTGAGAAGTTGATCTACAGCGTTTCTGGAACGGTCGTTGAAAAGTTTGATCAAAATTTGCTGCTGAAAGTGGGCAATTTTGTGCTTCAAGTTTTTTGTGATTTTGAAACATTTGAAAAGGTGAGCGTGGGACAACTTGTACAGCTTTATACTTATCTGCAGCTAAATCAAGACGAGGTTAACCTCTATGGCTTTTTGGATTTGCAAAAACTGAAAGTTTTCAGAAAAATAATGAAGGTTTCAAAGATGGGGCCAAAAACGGCTTTGAAAATACTTTCTGTCGTTCAACCACGAGAATTTGTTTGGCTTGTTAAAAAAGGAGAGATAAACAAACTTTCCGCTTTACCTGGTATAGGCAAAAAAACCGCGGAAAGGTTGGTGGCAGAGCTTAAAGACGAAGATTTCGAAATAGAAGCAGATTTTTCACCAGAGATCTTCGATGCAGTTGAGGCGCTTGTTGCGCTGGGTTTTTCAAGAGAAGAAGCAAGGCAAGCGGTTTTGAGTGTTTTCAATAAAGACATGGACGTTGAACAGTTGATAAAAGAATCGCTTAAAATATTATCCAGGAAGGATAACAGATGAACATTTCAGCGCTGGAAAACCCCATTTTAGGTTACAAACTCGATCCTGGAGAACCTGGGCTTGCCCATTCTTCAGCGGCAAGTAACAGCATTTTGCGCGTCTTAACGCAGGAAATAAGCAACTGGCTAGCTTTTAAAAGGGAAGCAGAAAGAAACGGTGGAGTGATAATTTTTGGTGGAATATATCTAAACCTTCAAAAGCGTGGGTCTTTCTTGGCAGCTGTTTCAGGTCGCACCACCGCGTACATATATTATCCAAACAAATCCCAAACTGTTGAGCAGGTTGAAGAAACAGAGATAAAAGCAAGGATAAAACAAGAAATAGAAAGGCTGGAGACAAGGATTCAAATCGCTGCCAGTTTGGAAGAGCAAGAAAGAATCGAAAGACAAATAGCTTTTTTAAAGCTTGTCATGAACATGCCTCTTGTACTTCTCAAACAACTTCTCGGACCATCTGGAATATTACTTGACGTTTTCGCTTGACATCATCTCTACGAAAACTTCCACCAGTTTTGGATCGAACATCTTTCCACTTTGTTTTTGAATCATCTGCAAAGCTTCTTCTTTCGTTTTAGGATCTGGTCCCCATTCGGAACTGACAAAATTTGTTAACTCATCGTAATAATCACATATCGCTATGATTCTTGCAAAAAAAGGTATTTCTTCTCCTTTAAGTCCATCTGGATAACCAGTTCCATCCCATCTTTCATGGTGGGATCTAACTATTGGAACAAGGTCCCATAGAAGTTCTATTGAGGCAAGATAAATTGAACCAACTATCGTGTGGTCTCTTGAAGTACTTTCAATTTCCCTTATTCTTGCGGGGCTGAACATCATAAGCTGTTCTATCCCAATTTTTCCAACATCGTGAAGCATGGCACCTTCAACGAGCAATGCCAAATCTTTTTCGCTTAAGTTCAATCTTTCTCCCATTTTCTTTGCAAGTTTTGCAACCCTTTGTGAATGACTAAAACCTTCCTTGTCTTCGACTTCTAAAAGAACCACTAAAGCTTGGAGAATTCCACTTGTGATTTTTCTAGCCCAGTGCGAACTGACCAATCCAGATTTCAAGAAAGCCTTCTCAAGATACGCTTTTGCAAAGATCCAAGCTGCTTCGTAGGTTTCTTGGATATTTTCAAAACTTGCAACAAGTCTTTTTTGAGCATCGTAAAACTTCGCTTGATTTTCAACAATAACAAGTTGAGGTGCTTGTACATCCAAAATTTGATCACAAACAAAAAGCTGAGGAGAATCCTTCTCCTCAGTTGCAGACATTTTTTGGAAGAAATTCGATATCTCACTGTTTATTTTTCCAAAAATTTGTGCTCTCATATCAGATCTCCAAAAGACTCTTTGAAGAACGTGTTTTTATCTCATTTACAATTATATCAATCACTTCCTGCAATTTCTTACTTCCACAATCGACACCTTTTCTGGTTCTAACCGAAACGCTTTCATTTTCCTTTTCCTTATCTCCAACGACGAACATGTAAGGTATTTTCATCACTTGAGCATCCCTTATTTTGTATCCAAGAGTTTCTCTTCTGGTATCGACTTTTACCCTTATGCCATTTTGAACCAATGTCTTTGCCACCTTTTCGGCATATTCAACGTGTCTGTCGGCGATGGGTATCACAACTACTTGAACTGGGGCAAGCCAAGTTGGGAAAGCTCCAGCGTAGTGCTCTATGAGTATGCCGAGAAATCTTTCCAAACTTCCATATATGGCTCTGTGTATCATAACTGGAGTTTCATATTTGCCTTCGGCGTTCACGTAGGTCAATTCAAACCTCTGCGGCATCAAAAAGTCAAGCTGCACCGTTGCGCACTGCCATGTTCTTCCAATGGAATCTTTGACATGAAAATCAATCTTTGGACCATAGAATGCGCCTTCACCCTCTTTGACTTCGTAAGCAAGATTTACATGCTCCAAAGCGGCTTTCAAAGCGTTGGTTGCTTTTTCCCAAATTTCCACATCACCCATGTGATTTTCCGGCATGGTGCTGAGTTCAACGGAGTATTCAAATCCAAACGGCGCATAAATTTTCTTTATAAGTTCAATAACTCCAACGATTTCTTCCTCAACTTGATCTAGCCTACAGAAGATATGCGCATCGTCTTGGGTGAAGCTTCTGACCCTAAACAAACCGTGCAAAACCCCACTTCTTTCGTACCTGTGTACCCTTCCAAATTCAAAGTACCTTATGGGAAGATCTCGGTAAGAAACTGCCCTGCTTTTGTATATCAAAATATGACCAGGACAGTTCATCGGTTTTATGGCGAAGTTTTGTTCTTCTTTGCTCGTAAAGTACATGTTCTCCCGGTAGTGGTCCCAATGACCCGACATTCTCCACAATTTTTCGCTCATCACAAGCGGGGTCATGACTTCTTCATATCCATGTTCCAAATGAAGTTGTCTTGAAAAGTTCATGAGTTCTCTGAGAATGATGGCACCGTTTGGCAAAAAGATCGGCATTCCGGCGGCAACTTCGTAGTCGATGAAAAAGATTCCAAGGGCTGGTCCAAGTTTTCGGTGATCTCTCTTCTTAGCTTCTTCAAGCATTTGAAGGTATGCGTCGAGATCTTCTTTCTTTGCGAAGGCAGTTCCGTAAATTCTTTGAAGCATCGCGTTCTTTTCGTCACCGCGCCAATACGCACCCGAGACGGATAGAAGCTTGAAATGTTTTACCCAGCCAGTTGATGGCATATGCGGGCCTCTGCATAAATCCACAAATTCTCCTTGCTTAAAAAGTGTGACTTTTTCATCGGGTATTTCGTTTATCAGCTCTACTTTGTAAACTTGCCCTTCTTGTTTCATCAAGGAGATTGCTCGATCTTTTTCTACTTCCATCCTTTCGATGATCAAATCTTCTTCGATGATTTTTCTCATTTCTTCCTCAATTCTTGGAAGATCTTCATCGGTTATTTTCCCATTCAAAATTTCAAAGTCATAGTAAAAACCATTTTCAATGGTTGGCCCAATTCCAAGCCGCACGTTGTCCTTCCCATAGATTCTCATAACAGCCTGCGCCATGATGTGCGACATGGTGTGCCTGTAAACTTCTGGGGCCAGTTTGTGATCAAGGGTGACAAATTCAACCTCACCGTCTTGATCAACCTTTTCACGCAAATCTCTCAATTTACCGTTGAACACAACGGCTATAACTTCGTTTTTGGGAAATTTCTCCAGCAGCTTTTGAAATTCAACAGGTTGTCCGAGATTCAAAACCACATCATATCCCTTTATCTTGATTTTGAACGACAAAATTATCACCTCCATTGCTTATTTTCAATCTTACCATATTTTCTGCTTCAAATTCTTTTCTTTGGTGTTATCATAAATATGAAACCTTGCGTTGGAAGGGAGAACGAATTTTGATGAGAATATTGGCTAAAAAGCTTTACACACCTCTTCAAGTTATCGAAGACGTTTGTATAACCATTGAAGGCGAAAAAATAGTTGGGATAGAAAAAACCCAGCAAAAAGTTGACAAAGCTTTTCCAATAGTTGCACCTGGGTTGGTTGACACGCACACCCACGGAGCAGTTGGGATTGATGCAATGCAGATTGATAAAGAAGGCCTGGAAAAACTTTCTTTGTTTTACGCCAGCCGCGGTGTTACGTCTTTCTTGCTTGCAACAGTTTCTGATACTTTTGAAAAAATCGTTCATGTTTGCGAAACTGTGAATGAGTTCAAAGAAAAGCTGCCTGCTGCAAAGCTTCGTGGCCTTTACATAGAGGGACCGTACTTGAACCCTTCGAAAAAAGGGGCGCACAAAGAGCAGTATTTGAAAAAACCAGACATAAAAGAGCTACAAAAATTGGTCGATAATTACAAAGAGATTGTAAAAGTTTTCACCATAGCTCCAGAACTCGAAGGTTCAATCGAGGCAATAAAATTTCTTGCAAAAAACAACGTGGTTGTAAGCATTGGACACACCGAGGCTGATTATCAAACTACCGTAGACGCTGTGAATGCCGGTGCAACTAGGGCAACACATCTTTTCAACGCCATGCGGAGTTTTTCGCACCGCGAACCTGGGATTGTTGGAGCAGTTCTTACAGACGAAAGAGTCTTTTGCGAGATCATATGCGATCTTGTTCACGTACATCCAATAGTCATTGAGATCGCTTTAAAATCAAAAGGTTTTCAAAAAGTTGTGCTCGTCAGTGATTCCATGTCTGCAACTGGTTTAGAAGACGGAGAATACCTGCTGGGCGATCTTGAGGTTGTTGTGAAGAACAAAGTGGCAAGGCTAAAAAACTCCGATACCCTTGCTGGAAGCACCCTTACACTCGATCAGGCGATCAAAAACCTGGTTTTGAATTTGAACTTAGATTTGAAAAGCGCGTTGACAATGGCTACTTTGAACGCTTGTTTGGCGAGCAATTTGAGATGTGGAACGATACAAGTTGGAATGCCGGCGGATTTGGTTTGCTTTGATGAAGAGTTGAACGTTGTTGCGACCTTTGTTGACGGTAAGTTGGTATACTCGGCTTGAGAAGTCTGGCGGGGGATTTGGCATGAAGCTGAAAAGCATGTTTCTTCACGGTTTTAAATCATTCGCTCGCCCAACAAGGTTGAACTTTGCCGATGGAATAACCGTCATCGTTGGACCAAACGGTGGAGGGAAATCAAATATAGTTGACGCGGTTAGATGGGTCTTTGGAGAACAGTCTATGAAGCAACTTCGTGCCGATGAGAAATCCGATGTTATTTTTGCAGGGTCTGCAAGCCAGCCAGCGGCTCAATCGGCTTACGTGGAACTTGTTTTTGAAAATGAAAACGAAACCATATCCGTCGCACGGCAACTTACAGCCGATGGAAAGAACACTTACTTTTTAAATGGTCAACCAGCTAGGCTCAAAGATATACGCGAAAAATTCGAAGGCACAGGAATAGGCGTTGAGTTTTACTCGATCGTAGGACAAGGCCAGATTGAAAGGATAATAAGTTCCTCACCTGAGGAATTGAGGGTCCTGCTGGAAGAAGCTGCGGATATACACGTGTACAAAGAACGTAAAAAGGAAGCTTTGGAAAACTTAGAAAGAGTTCAAAACAATCTCTTACGTGTGTCAGATGTGATAAATGAGCTTGACAGGCAGCGAAAGTCGCTTTATTTGAAAGCCAAACGTGCAGAAAGATACAAAGAATACTCCCAAAAACTTGCCGAAAACAAGAGGATATACTACGGAAACATTTTGAAGAGAGAAACCAGAAGGTTGAACTATTTGAACGAAGAACTTTCGAAAACATTTGAGAAGATAAAACAGCTTCAAAAAGATCTGGTGGAAGTTGAGACAAATTGGTCAACCTTGAAGGCAGAGTTTGCCAGCGTTGACAAAGAAATAGAGAACTTCACAAACTTGCTTGAAGACTACAAAAGGCGCCAAACTACTCTATCTGAACTTCGAGAAATGTACAACAAACGCCTTTCGGAAAGAGAAGGAAAGTACGTTGAAACAACCACAAAACTTGACTCCATCCAGGAAAGGATAGCTCAAATAGAAAAAAGAATAAGCGAGTTGAGTTTAATTCTCAAAGGACTGATCGAGGAAATTTCTCAAAAAGAGGCAGAACTTTCACAGATAGAAAAGCAAAGGGATGAAATACTTTCCAAATACACAGAAAAAGAGAAACAATTTTTAGGCATAAGGGAAAAGCTTGAGGCTTTACATAAAGAGAGAATATCACTTGAAGGAGAGCTTTCAAGGATTGAAGAAAGCGTTGAGGATTTATCAAAGAGAATATCGATAATAGATTCTCAGCTTGACGTTAAAGTTTCTAGGTTGAGCAGGCTGCAAACCGAGTTATCCTTGTTGCTTGAAAAGCTAAAAAATGCTGGTGACAAGGAAGCTCAACTTGTTAAGGAACTACAAACTATACGCGAGAGAATAGACGAACTGACAAGTGAAAAGAGAGCCGCTGAAGATGAGCTTGAAAACGTGAGAAGAACGTTGCGGTTGCTCGACGAGGAAGAGGCAAGGATAAAGCAAAGAATTGAAAGTTACGAAGGATATACCAAGGCTGTTCGAGCGATTTTTGCAAAAAAGGCAGAGGGTTATTTTGAAAATGTGCACGACGTAGTTGCGAATCTGATAAGTTTTCCAAGCGAATACGCCAAAGCTGTGGAGGTTTTGCTAGGTGGAGCTGTTCAAAACGTGGTTGTTGAAGCTTCCAACACCGCAAAAGAGGTTATAGAATGGTTGAATCGAGAAAAAATCGGTAGAGTAACCTTTTTACCTTTGGATTTGATAGAATCTCATTTCAGCGGTTTGAGAGATGTGGAAAGTCACAAAGGCTTTGTAGGTTATGCGGCTCAAATAGTTCGTGTTCCAGAAAAGTACGCCGTTTTGCCAGGCTTTTTGTTTGGCAACGACATAATTGTAAGAACTCTTGAAGATGCAATTGATATAAAGAAGAAATACAAAGTAAGATGCAGAATAGTTACTTTGAACGGTGAGCTTATTGGTCAACACGGTTCCATCACCGGTGGAGAAGTTGAAACCGAAAGATCGGACACTTTGGTGAGAAGAAAGTTAAGACTTGCGGAAATCTCCGAGCAGAGGGTACAACTTCTTTCACATGAAAAGCAGCTTCAGCAAAAACTTTCCAAGATCCAGGAAGAAGTCCAAGCGCTGTATGGACAAGAGAAGATTGCGGAAAGAGAGCTTACAAACGTCATAGCGGAAGGTAGTTCCACAAAAAGGATGGTTGAAGAACTCAGCAAAACTGCACAGGAGATGGATCAAGAGATCTCATCTTTGCAGCAACTTAAAAAGAACTATCACTTGAGAATAGAAGGGATGAGGGCCAGAAAAGACACCATACTCTCAAGGTTGGATGAGATATCAAAGGAGAAAGAAAATCTTGAACTTCTCATGAAAGAGTACGACGAAAAACTTGCCGCTGAAAGGAAAACGATGGAAGAAATCCTATCAAAACACTCTGAAGTGAAAACGAGGCTGGCAAGCTTGATGGAAACAAAGCTTCATTACGAATCCGAACTTGATAAGCTGAAGAAAGATAAAGAAAAGCTGAGTGAAGAATCTTTAGTTTTGAACAATCAAGCTCGAGAACTTGAAAAAGAGATAAACAAGCTTAAGGAATTGCTTTTGGAAAATCAAAGAGAACTGGAGGCTCTTAGAAAAGAATCGGAAAGCTTGTTTGAAGCCATGAGACTTCAAAGGGCTGACAAAGATCAAAAACTTGCAACGCTTGCTCAACTTGAAGAAAAGATGCAGAAAATGAAAGAGGAAAGAGAAAGGCTAAGAGATCAACAGCACCAGTTGGAATTGACTATACAAGAGGTGAAAAGCAAAATAGAACAGTGCTTCACACAGGTTGATCCACAAGAGGTGGAAAATGTTGAGGAAATCGACAACGAAACCTTGGAACTTGTGAAGAAGGAAATGGAAGACTTGGAAACAAAGTTGAAATACCTTGGACCTGTGGATTTGACGTCGATACAAGAGTACGAAGATGTTGAGAAAAAGTACAACGAGCTTGTGATTCAAAAGAAAGATTTGGAAGATGCAAAGGCGAAAATTTTGGAATTGATCGAAAAGACCGATGAAGAAGCCAGAAACAAGTTTTTGGACGTGTACGAACGGGTCAACGCCAATTTCAACAAATTCATCTCAATACTCTTCCCAGGAGCTGAAGGAGAAATTCGTCTTCAATCTGGGAAGGATCTACTTGAGACAGGCATAGAGCTTTCGGTTAGAAAACCAGGAAGGAAGGTTCAAAAGCTTCAGCTTTTATCCGGTGGAGAAAAAGCTTTGGTTAGCATAGCTTTGATTTTCGCGTTGCTTGAGATCAAACCAAGCCCGTTCTACTTGCTAGATGAAGTCGATGCACCTTTGGATGATTTCAGCGCAGAAAGGTTGAAAAACTTGCTTGAAATAAGTTCGTCAAAGACTCAGTTTATCGTTATAACCCACAACAAAGTTATAATGGAAGCGGCAAAGATGCTTCACGGCGTAACGATGGTTGATGGTGTGTCGTGTGTTGTGCCGGTTGAACTCGAAACGGTTGTAAATTGAAAGGGTGGTTGGAATGTTTGAAAAGACGATCGAAAGTCAGGAAATTTTTAAAGGAAAGATTTTGACTGTGAAATTGGATAAAGTGGAATTGGCGAACAAAGTTCAGTCAACCCGTGAAGTGGTTCTCCATCCAGGTGCAGTTGCAATCTTACCCATTCTTGATGAAGAAAAGTTGATCTTGGTAAAACAATACAGATATGCCGTGGATCAACAGCTTTTGGAAGTTCCAGCAGGCAAGTTGGACCTAGGTGAAAAACCAGAAGAATGCGCAAAAAGAGAGCTTGAGGAGGAAACGGGATACAGATGTGGAAAATTGGAATACCTTGGTTTCATATACACAACCCCAGGTTTTTCGAATGAAAAAATTCACCTTTTTGTGGCTAAAGATCTTGAAAAAACTTTGCAGAAGTTGGATGAAGATGAGATATTACACGTCGTACAAATGAATCTCTCCGATGCGATTTTAAAATGTTTGAATGGAGAGATAGTTGATGCCAAAACGATTTGCTTGTTGTTGATGTATTATGTTAAAAGGAGAGATGAGAATGGTTAGGATAATCATCAACGGTCAAGAAACATTAGTTCCGGCTCAGGAGTACAAAACCTTTGGAAATCTTTACGATGCCTT
Proteins encoded in this region:
- a CDS encoding bifunctional folylpolyglutamate synthase/dihydrofolate synthase, with translation MTYLQMLKYLYTERPSGKVTLGLERIQELCRRLNNPQDCFRSAHVAGTNGKGSVTKFLSYLFIEHGLKTGSYFSPHLSIFKERILVNEQFVDEQTFVDAFEIVQSEAEKMDQLGINMSPSFFEFVTAMAFVIYRLKNVQATSIEVGLGGRYDATNVVLPSVSVIVTIDFDHMHILGDTLAKIAYEKAGIVKESVPTVCGETKEEPLEVIREVCRQKNSKIHVYGKDFSYEALELKLSQNLFNFHGLTDFKNLEISLNGEHQFLNASVALQAFLIFAQKEGIKVDEEKVRSALKKASIPGRFEVIAGKPTIIFDGAHNIGGAKVLKKSIQDYLKGQKLAAVIGMVDDKDKRAVLSHLAPLFERIYVTKPVSHRAVNVRETYEIAREFNKNVVFEPDPLKAFENLKSEGWETIIITGSLYLVGYLRDYIIDGQLEPEWELVR
- the ruvA gene encoding Holliday junction branch migration protein RuvA; its protein translation is MIYSVSGTVVEKFDQNLLLKVGNFVLQVFCDFETFEKVSVGQLVQLYTYLQLNQDEVNLYGFLDLQKLKVFRKIMKVSKMGPKTALKILSVVQPREFVWLVKKGEINKLSALPGIGKKTAERLVAELKDEDFEIEADFSPEIFDAVEALVALGFSREEARQAVLSVFNKDMDVEQLIKESLKILSRKDNR
- a CDS encoding HD-GYP domain-containing protein: MRAQIFGKINSEISNFFQKMSATEEKDSPQLFVCDQILDVQAPQLVIVENQAKFYDAQKRLVASFENIQETYEAAWIFAKAYLEKAFLKSGLVSSHWARKITSGILQALVVLLEVEDKEGFSHSQRVAKLAKKMGERLNLSEKDLALLVEGAMLHDVGKIGIEQLMMFSPARIREIESTSRDHTIVGSIYLASIELLWDLVPIVRSHHERWDGTGYPDGLKGEEIPFFARIIAICDYYDELTNFVSSEWGPDPKTKEEALQMIQKQSGKMFDPKLVEVFVEMMSSENVK
- the thrS gene encoding threonine--tRNA ligase, with translation MEVIILSFKIKIKGYDVVLNLGQPVEFQKLLEKFPKNEVIAVVFNGKLRDLREKVDQDGEVEFVTLDHKLAPEVYRHTMSHIMAQAVMRIYGKDNVRLGIGPTIENGFYYDFEILNGKITDEDLPRIEEEMRKIIEEDLIIERMEVEKDRAISLMKQEGQVYKVELINEIPDEKVTLFKQGEFVDLCRGPHMPSTGWVKHFKLLSVSGAYWRGDEKNAMLQRIYGTAFAKKEDLDAYLQMLEEAKKRDHRKLGPALGIFFIDYEVAAGMPIFLPNGAIILRELMNFSRQLHLEHGYEEVMTPLVMSEKLWRMSGHWDHYRENMYFTSKEEQNFAIKPMNCPGHILIYKSRAVSYRDLPIRYFEFGRVHRYERSGVLHGLFRVRSFTQDDAHIFCRLDQVEEEIVGVIELIKKIYAPFGFEYSVELSTMPENHMGDVEIWEKATNALKAALEHVNLAYEVKEGEGAFYGPKIDFHVKDSIGRTWQCATVQLDFLMPQRFELTYVNAEGKYETPVMIHRAIYGSLERFLGILIEHYAGAFPTWLAPVQVVVIPIADRHVEYAEKVAKTLVQNGIRVKVDTRRETLGYKIRDAQVMKIPYMFVVGDKEKENESVSVRTRKGVDCGSKKLQEVIDIIVNEIKTRSSKSLLEI
- the nagA gene encoding N-acetylglucosamine-6-phosphate deacetylase, encoding MRILAKKLYTPLQVIEDVCITIEGEKIVGIEKTQQKVDKAFPIVAPGLVDTHTHGAVGIDAMQIDKEGLEKLSLFYASRGVTSFLLATVSDTFEKIVHVCETVNEFKEKLPAAKLRGLYIEGPYLNPSKKGAHKEQYLKKPDIKELQKLVDNYKEIVKVFTIAPELEGSIEAIKFLAKNNVVVSIGHTEADYQTTVDAVNAGATRATHLFNAMRSFSHREPGIVGAVLTDERVFCEIICDLVHVHPIVIEIALKSKGFQKVVLVSDSMSATGLEDGEYLLGDLEVVVKNKVARLKNSDTLAGSTLTLDQAIKNLVLNLNLDLKSALTMATLNACLASNLRCGTIQVGMPADLVCFDEELNVVATFVDGKLVYSA
- the smc gene encoding chromosome segregation protein SMC; protein product: MKLKSMFLHGFKSFARPTRLNFADGITVIVGPNGGGKSNIVDAVRWVFGEQSMKQLRADEKSDVIFAGSASQPAAQSAYVELVFENENETISVARQLTADGKNTYFLNGQPARLKDIREKFEGTGIGVEFYSIVGQGQIERIISSSPEELRVLLEEAADIHVYKERKKEALENLERVQNNLLRVSDVINELDRQRKSLYLKAKRAERYKEYSQKLAENKRIYYGNILKRETRRLNYLNEELSKTFEKIKQLQKDLVEVETNWSTLKAEFASVDKEIENFTNLLEDYKRRQTTLSELREMYNKRLSEREGKYVETTTKLDSIQERIAQIEKRISELSLILKGLIEEISQKEAELSQIEKQRDEILSKYTEKEKQFLGIREKLEALHKERISLEGELSRIEESVEDLSKRISIIDSQLDVKVSRLSRLQTELSLLLEKLKNAGDKEAQLVKELQTIRERIDELTSEKRAAEDELENVRRTLRLLDEEEARIKQRIESYEGYTKAVRAIFAKKAEGYFENVHDVVANLISFPSEYAKAVEVLLGGAVQNVVVEASNTAKEVIEWLNREKIGRVTFLPLDLIESHFSGLRDVESHKGFVGYAAQIVRVPEKYAVLPGFLFGNDIIVRTLEDAIDIKKKYKVRCRIVTLNGELIGQHGSITGGEVETERSDTLVRRKLRLAEISEQRVQLLSHEKQLQQKLSKIQEEVQALYGQEKIAERELTNVIAEGSSTKRMVEELSKTAQEMDQEISSLQQLKKNYHLRIEGMRARKDTILSRLDEISKEKENLELLMKEYDEKLAAERKTMEEILSKHSEVKTRLASLMETKLHYESELDKLKKDKEKLSEESLVLNNQARELEKEINKLKELLLENQRELEALRKESESLFEAMRLQRADKDQKLATLAQLEEKMQKMKEERERLRDQQHQLELTIQEVKSKIEQCFTQVDPQEVENVEEIDNETLELVKKEMEDLETKLKYLGPVDLTSIQEYEDVEKKYNELVIQKKDLEDAKAKILELIEKTDEEARNKFLDVYERVNANFNKFISILFPGAEGEIRLQSGKDLLETGIELSVRKPGRKVQKLQLLSGGEKALVSIALIFALLEIKPSPFYLLDEVDAPLDDFSAERLKNLLEISSSKTQFIVITHNKVIMEAAKMLHGVTMVDGVSCVVPVELETVVN
- a CDS encoding NUDIX hydrolase — its product is MFEKTIESQEIFKGKILTVKLDKVELANKVQSTREVVLHPGAVAILPILDEEKLILVKQYRYAVDQQLLEVPAGKLDLGEKPEECAKRELEEETGYRCGKLEYLGFIYTTPGFSNEKIHLFVAKDLEKTLQKLDEDEILHVVQMNLSDAILKCLNGEIVDAKTICLLLMYYVKRRDENG